One segment of Halococcus salsus DNA contains the following:
- a CDS encoding DUF7314 family protein translates to MSDEFAKGFFALCGGLFGWLVLSSWYNTESFESTTQLIAPSPDLGSLYGGIALTTREALFWFAIFGALTFWVVIPAARQARSAWSDRQSS, encoded by the coding sequence ATGAGTGACGAATTCGCCAAGGGTTTCTTCGCGCTCTGTGGCGGGCTGTTCGGGTGGCTGGTTCTCTCGAGCTGGTACAACACCGAGAGCTTCGAGAGCACCACCCAGCTCATCGCCCCCTCGCCAGACCTCGGGAGCCTCTACGGCGGGATCGCGCTCACCACCCGCGAGGCGCTGTTCTGGTTCGCGATCTTCGGTGCGCTCACCTTCTGGGTCGTGATCCCCGCCGCGAGGCAGGCCCGCTCGGCCTGGAGCGACCGACAGTCGTCGTAG
- a CDS encoding PRC-barrel domain-containing protein yields the protein MDATQTEIGTLVGRDVYSTNGTYVGEIEDVRLDLDTEFVTGLAVGGLNREALSGRARGASGVIVPFRWVRSVGDIVLVSDVIERLREPDEESDTEAAA from the coding sequence ATGGATGCGACACAGACGGAGATCGGGACGCTCGTCGGCCGTGACGTCTACTCCACGAACGGCACCTACGTCGGCGAGATCGAGGACGTGCGGCTCGACCTCGACACCGAGTTCGTCACGGGGCTCGCGGTCGGCGGGCTGAACCGCGAGGCGCTCTCGGGGCGGGCACGCGGTGCTTCCGGTGTGATCGTGCCGTTCCGGTGGGTCCGGTCGGTGGGCGACATCGTGCTCGTGAGCGACGTGATCGAGCGCCTCCGCGAACCCGACGAGGAGAGCGACACCGAGGCCGCCGCCTAG
- a CDS encoding alpha/beta hydrolase has product MLYREFETQDQLDAQYNVGERNDDAERYADFYVEESRRARADLDVHRDVSFGPTVPERLDVFPAAESNAPVLLFIHGGYWHSRHAEDFSFVARGPVSEGVTTVVMNYALCPTVPFSEVVRQARAALVWTHENIAAYGGDPDRLFVSGHSAGGHLTGCLLTTDWEDDYGKPADVVEGACAISGLYDLDPFPYTWLQPKLQLTWREVRDHSPIRHIPDSAPPLVVTYGENEPAELRRQSEDFLAAWRDHGLDGWSLPQPEADHYSAIEGFLDPESRLCAAILGLIEE; this is encoded by the coding sequence ATGCTCTACCGGGAGTTCGAGACGCAAGACCAGCTCGACGCACAGTACAACGTCGGCGAGCGCAACGACGACGCGGAGCGCTACGCCGACTTCTACGTCGAGGAGAGCCGGAGGGCCCGCGCCGACCTCGACGTCCACCGCGACGTCTCGTTCGGTCCCACGGTCCCCGAACGGCTCGACGTGTTCCCCGCAGCGGAGTCGAACGCACCCGTCCTGCTCTTCATCCACGGCGGCTACTGGCACAGCCGTCACGCCGAGGACTTCAGTTTCGTCGCCCGAGGCCCCGTCTCGGAAGGCGTGACGACCGTCGTGATGAACTACGCGCTCTGCCCCACGGTTCCGTTCTCCGAGGTCGTACGCCAGGCCCGCGCGGCGCTCGTCTGGACCCACGAGAACATCGCGGCCTACGGCGGCGACCCCGACCGCCTGTTCGTCTCCGGCCACTCGGCGGGGGGCCACCTCACCGGCTGCCTGCTGACGACCGACTGGGAGGACGACTACGGCAAGCCCGCCGACGTCGTCGAGGGTGCGTGTGCGATCAGCGGGCTCTACGACCTCGACCCGTTCCCCTACACGTGGCTCCAACCGAAGCTCCAACTCACCTGGCGCGAGGTCAGAGACCACAGCCCGATCCGGCACATCCCCGACAGCGCGCCGCCGCTGGTCGTGACCTACGGGGAGAACGAACCCGCCGAACTCCGCCGCCAGTCCGAGGACTTCCTGGCCGCGTGGCGGGACCACGGCCTCGACGGGTGGTCGTTGCCACAGCCCGAGGCCGACCACTACTCCGCGATCGAGGGGTTCCTCGATCCCGAGAGCCGGCTCTGTGCGGCGATACTCGGTCTAATTGAGGAGTGA
- a CDS encoding DHH family phosphoesterase — MSTGITMASMSTYAILGCGSVGYAVAEDLVDEGKDVLIIDVDDGRVEALRDQDLNAKTADIGDEAVPEAVADRDVLLILSTDIEANRAAIENVRADGSEQFIIARASDPVTADELREAGADAVVNPSKVIADAALRALETGELEHKARRLADVLDDTEEQLAILANDNPGPDSIASAVALQAIAEARGIEADILYDGEIGHQEDRAFVNLIGVELLARDAVEFDAYDRLALVDHAQSMERAIERPIDVLIDHHEPEEEYEAAFVDVRADVSSTSTILTKYVQEFDLNLDEAVATALLYGIRAETLDFKRDTTPADLTAASYLYPFADHDTLEQVESPSMSPETLDVLAEAIRNREVKGSHLVSNAGYIHDRDALARAAQHLLNLEGVTTSAVFAIDDERITLSARSKDIRINVRNVLEDAFEEVGEAVGHSTDATVTIPLGIFTGLETSDDNRETLLRLTEQAVRRKLFAALGVDDNGN; from the coding sequence ATGAGCACCGGCATCACGATGGCCTCGATGTCGACCTACGCCATTCTGGGGTGTGGAAGCGTCGGCTACGCCGTCGCCGAGGACCTCGTCGACGAGGGCAAGGACGTCCTCATCATCGACGTCGACGACGGTCGGGTCGAGGCACTTCGTGACCAGGACCTGAACGCCAAGACCGCGGACATCGGCGACGAGGCGGTGCCGGAGGCGGTCGCCGACCGCGACGTCCTCCTGATCCTCTCGACGGACATCGAGGCCAACCGGGCCGCGATCGAGAACGTCCGGGCCGACGGCAGCGAGCAGTTCATCATCGCCCGGGCGTCGGACCCGGTGACCGCCGACGAGCTTCGCGAGGCGGGTGCGGACGCCGTGGTCAACCCCTCGAAGGTGATCGCCGACGCCGCGCTCCGCGCGCTCGAGACTGGGGAACTCGAACACAAGGCCCGCCGGCTCGCCGACGTCCTCGACGACACCGAAGAGCAGCTCGCGATCCTCGCGAACGACAACCCGGGCCCGGACTCGATCGCGAGCGCGGTCGCGCTCCAGGCGATCGCCGAGGCCCGCGGTATCGAAGCCGACATCCTCTACGACGGCGAGATCGGTCACCAGGAGGACCGCGCGTTCGTCAACCTGATCGGGGTCGAACTCCTCGCGCGCGACGCGGTGGAGTTCGATGCGTACGACCGCCTCGCGCTCGTCGACCACGCCCAGTCGATGGAGCGGGCAATCGAACGCCCGATCGACGTGCTGATCGACCACCACGAGCCCGAAGAGGAGTACGAGGCGGCGTTCGTCGACGTCCGTGCCGACGTCTCCTCGACCTCGACGATCCTCACGAAGTACGTCCAGGAGTTCGACCTCAACCTCGACGAGGCGGTCGCGACCGCCCTCCTCTACGGGATCCGGGCCGAGACCCTCGACTTCAAACGCGACACCACGCCCGCGGACCTCACCGCGGCCTCGTACCTCTATCCGTTCGCCGACCACGATACCTTAGAGCAGGTCGAATCGCCCTCGATGAGCCCCGAGACCCTCGACGTGCTCGCCGAAGCCATCAGAAACCGCGAGGTCAAGGGCTCCCACCTCGTCTCGAACGCGGGCTACATCCACGACCGCGACGCGCTCGCACGCGCGGCCCAGCACCTCCTCAATCTGGAGGGGGTGACCACCTCCGCGGTCTTCGCGATCGACGACGAACGGATCACCCTCTCGGCGCGTTCGAAGGACATCCGGATCAACGTCCGGAACGTGCTCGAGGACGCCTTCGAGGAGGTCGGCGAGGCGGTGGGCCACTCCACCGACGCCACGGTCACCATCCCGCTCGGTATCTTCACCGGGCTCGAGACCTCCGACGACAACCGCGAGACGCTGCTTCGGCTCACCGAACAGGCGGTCAGACGAAAGCTCTTCGCCGCGCTCGGCGTCGACGACAACGGGAACTAG
- a CDS encoding class I SAM-dependent methyltransferase: MGFHTFPVERADDLDDVSRYASLSVDELVFALDPDPEATVADLGSGVGFYTDDVAPFVGRLHAVDVQPAMHEVYRERGVPANVELVTAGVDDLPFADDEIDTAFSTMTYHEFHSEEALAEVARVLRPDGRLVLADWTATGEGARGPPVDERFSTTDVVGHLESHGLTVERADDRPETFLITARA; this comes from the coding sequence ATGGGCTTTCACACGTTCCCGGTCGAGCGCGCCGACGACCTCGACGACGTCTCGCGGTACGCCTCGCTCTCGGTCGACGAACTGGTGTTCGCGCTCGACCCCGATCCCGAGGCGACGGTCGCGGACCTCGGCAGCGGCGTCGGCTTCTACACCGACGACGTCGCGCCGTTCGTCGGGCGGCTCCACGCGGTCGACGTCCAGCCCGCGATGCACGAGGTCTACCGCGAACGTGGCGTCCCCGCGAACGTCGAACTCGTCACCGCGGGCGTCGACGACCTGCCGTTCGCGGACGACGAGATCGACACCGCGTTCTCGACCATGACCTATCACGAATTTCACAGCGAGGAGGCGCTCGCCGAGGTCGCCCGAGTGCTCCGGCCCGACGGACGGCTCGTGCTCGCCGACTGGACCGCGACCGGCGAGGGGGCCCGCGGCCCGCCGGTCGACGAGCGGTTCAGCACGACGGACGTCGTCGGCCACCTCGAATCCCACGGCCTCACCGTCGAGCGCGCCGACGACCGTCCCGAGACGTTTCTGATCACCGCGCGGGCCTGA
- a CDS encoding NAD+ synthase — protein sequence MISAVDRLPTASFTTDEAGLRSHAERIEAFIAETVAEAGADGVVVGMSGGVDSTLTATLAVEALGSDRVTALVLPSLGSGDRHIEDAEAAAAALGLDATTVGIRPLVDMFEDVVAPQVGDDTDDPALDNATARLRMTCLYYAANHLGRLVVGTSNRTELLCGYCTKHGDAAADLRPLAGLYKTEVRALASQVGVPSPIIRKPSTADFRPGQTDEADLGAPYGLLDIILHELVDENLGIEGTADELGLDPETIADYADRHLDSRHKRRQPPSPSFERSLEGELFHELEHTTDRSETRS from the coding sequence ATGATTAGCGCGGTCGACCGCCTCCCGACCGCGTCGTTCACGACCGACGAGGCGGGGCTTCGATCGCACGCGGAGCGCATCGAGGCGTTCATCGCCGAGACGGTCGCCGAGGCGGGAGCCGACGGGGTGGTCGTCGGGATGAGCGGCGGGGTCGACTCGACGCTGACCGCGACGCTCGCGGTCGAGGCGCTCGGCTCCGACCGGGTGACGGCGCTCGTGCTCCCCTCGCTCGGAAGCGGCGACCGCCACATCGAGGACGCCGAGGCGGCCGCGGCGGCGCTCGGGCTCGACGCGACCACGGTCGGGATCCGGCCGCTGGTGGACATGTTCGAGGACGTGGTCGCTCCGCAGGTCGGCGACGACACCGACGACCCCGCGCTCGACAACGCCACCGCCCGGCTCCGGATGACGTGTCTCTACTACGCCGCCAACCACCTGGGTCGGCTCGTCGTCGGCACCAGCAACCGGACCGAACTCCTCTGTGGCTACTGCACCAAACACGGCGACGCCGCAGCCGACCTCCGGCCGCTCGCCGGGCTCTACAAGACCGAGGTCCGCGCGCTCGCGAGCCAGGTCGGCGTCCCCTCCCCCATCATCCGGAAACCCTCGACCGCCGACTTCCGACCGGGACAGACCGACGAGGCCGACCTCGGTGCGCCCTACGGTCTGCTCGACATCATCCTCCACGAACTCGTCGACGAGAACCTCGGGATCGAGGGCACCGCCGACGAGCTCGGCCTCGACCCCGAGACCATCGCGGACTACGCCGACCGCCACCTCGACAGCCGTCACAAACGCCGGCAACCGCCGAGCCCCTCGTTCGAGCGGTCGCTGGAGGGCGAGCTGTTCCACGAACTCGAACACACGACGGACCGGTCGGAGACCCGGAGTTGA
- a CDS encoding catalase: MGEADFDGEDRDALTTNSGEAVPNNQNTRTAGPDGPALMDDYHYFEKMAQFNRERIPERVVHAKGGGAYGTFTVTNDDISDYTIADMFSEVGKETPMFARFSTVAGPRGSPDTVRDPRGFALKFYTEEGNWDMTGNDTPVFFIRDPSKFSDFIHTQKKMPANDLSDPTPQWDFWSLSPESLHQVTWLYGDRGIPASWRKMNGYSSHTLSFYNEEGERYWVKLHFKTDQGIENFTEEEAIEKAGENPDYHKQDLWEAIEEGDYPTWTLKVQVMPEAEAEEYDINPFDLTRVWPHDDYPLIEVGEMELNENPDNYFAEVEQAAFSPAHVVPGIAHSPDKMLQGRIPSYDDAHRYRLGVNFEDIPVNRPKETETNNYHQDGKMRMDDNNGAGPNYEPNSFRGPVEQPAVEKPPLTVSGDADRYQHRERIDNYKQPGDLLREVMDDEQRDRFVEAVVGDMDGVSEDAIKKRQIRHWFKADPGIGRRLAEGLGFEPESIIADELLAVEDEIPDAPVVDDLVDIDVEDQPEPQPPTQDDD, from the coding sequence ATGGGTGAGGCAGACTTCGACGGCGAGGACCGCGACGCACTGACGACCAACTCGGGCGAGGCGGTCCCGAACAACCAGAACACGCGGACCGCCGGTCCGGACGGGCCGGCGCTGATGGACGACTACCACTACTTCGAGAAGATGGCCCAGTTCAACCGGGAGCGCATCCCGGAACGGGTCGTCCACGCGAAGGGTGGCGGGGCCTACGGGACCTTCACGGTGACGAACGACGATATCAGCGACTACACGATCGCAGACATGTTCTCCGAGGTCGGCAAGGAGACGCCGATGTTCGCGCGCTTCTCGACGGTCGCGGGCCCCCGCGGCTCGCCCGACACCGTTCGCGACCCGCGCGGGTTCGCGCTGAAGTTCTACACCGAGGAAGGGAACTGGGACATGACGGGCAACGATACGCCCGTGTTCTTCATCCGGGACCCCTCGAAGTTCTCCGACTTCATCCACACCCAGAAGAAGATGCCGGCGAACGACCTGAGCGACCCGACCCCACAGTGGGACTTCTGGTCGCTCTCGCCCGAGTCCCTCCACCAGGTGACGTGGCTCTACGGGGATCGCGGGATCCCGGCCTCCTGGCGCAAGATGAACGGCTATTCGAGCCACACCCTGAGCTTCTACAACGAGGAGGGCGAGCGCTACTGGGTCAAACTCCACTTCAAGACCGACCAGGGTATCGAGAACTTCACCGAGGAGGAGGCGATCGAGAAGGCCGGCGAGAACCCCGACTACCACAAGCAGGACCTCTGGGAGGCCATCGAGGAAGGCGACTACCCCACCTGGACGCTCAAAGTCCAGGTCATGCCCGAGGCGGAGGCCGAGGAGTACGACATCAACCCGTTCGATCTGACTCGGGTGTGGCCCCACGACGACTACCCGCTGATCGAGGTCGGGGAGATGGAGCTCAACGAGAACCCCGACAACTACTTCGCGGAGGTCGAGCAGGCGGCCTTCTCACCCGCTCACGTCGTCCCCGGGATCGCCCACAGCCCCGACAAGATGCTCCAGGGTCGTATCCCCTCCTACGACGACGCCCACCGCTACCGGCTCGGCGTCAACTTCGAGGACATCCCGGTCAACCGGCCGAAGGAGACGGAGACGAACAACTACCATCAGGACGGGAAGATGCGGATGGACGACAACAACGGGGCCGGCCCGAACTACGAACCGAACTCCTTCCGCGGGCCGGTCGAGCAGCCCGCGGTCGAGAAGCCACCGCTCACGGTCTCGGGCGATGCCGACCGATACCAGCATCGCGAGCGGATTGACAACTACAAACAGCCCGGCGACCTGCTCCGGGAGGTCATGGACGACGAGCAGCGCGACCGCTTCGTCGAGGCCGTCGTCGGCGACATGGACGGCGTGAGCGAGGACGCGATCAAGAAACGCCAGATCCGCCACTGGTTCAAGGCCGATCCCGGGATCGGCCGCCGCCTCGCGGAGGGGCTCGGCTTCGAGCCCGAATCGATCATCGCCGACGAACTCCTCGCGGTCGAGGACGAGATCCCCGATGCCCCGGTCGTGGACGACCTCGTCGACATCGACGTCGAGGACCAGCCGGAACCCCAGCCGCCGACCCAGGACGACGACTGA
- a CDS encoding class I SAM-dependent methyltransferase has protein sequence MGAGETGFDDAYDGTPPWDIGRPQREIVRLAEAGKITGDVLDVGCGTGENALWLADQGYTVCGLDASPRAIEKAERKATERGVDATFLTHDAFDLGALDRRFDTVVDCGLFHVFSGEGRVSTYTTELHTVLRPGGRCYVLGFTGREPGHQGPSMARAEVRAAFADGREIDSIDEVAFETNFESGESPAWLATVTRR, from the coding sequence ATGGGAGCAGGAGAAACTGGGTTCGACGACGCGTACGACGGCACGCCACCGTGGGACATCGGCCGCCCACAGCGCGAGATCGTTCGCTTGGCCGAGGCAGGGAAGATAACCGGTGACGTCCTCGACGTGGGCTGCGGAACGGGTGAGAACGCCCTCTGGCTCGCCGACCAGGGCTACACCGTCTGTGGCCTCGATGCGTCCCCACGAGCGATCGAGAAGGCCGAGCGGAAGGCGACCGAGCGCGGGGTCGACGCGACGTTTCTGACTCACGACGCGTTCGATCTCGGGGCCCTCGACCGCCGGTTCGACACGGTGGTCGACTGTGGCCTATTTCACGTGTTCTCCGGCGAGGGGCGCGTGTCGACGTACACCACCGAACTCCACACCGTGCTTCGACCGGGCGGCCGCTGCTACGTGCTGGGATTTACCGGACGCGAACCCGGCCATCAGGGCCCCTCGATGGCGAGGGCGGAGGTCCGGGCGGCGTTCGCTGACGGGAGGGAGATCGATAGCATCGACGAGGTGGCCTTCGAGACCAACTTCGAATCGGGCGAGAGCCCCGCCTGGCTCGCCACGGTCACCCGTCGCTGA
- a CDS encoding cytochrome bc complex cytochrome b subunit, producing the protein MTRDSTTDDAEHRPDDEHEATTETGPDPVADGAGIVAPDDETPTWGERKERRQGLPRLTYEYFERSRREDQDLRTDSSYVERDVLAFPTWPHEMIRNLSLTSFFVGMIFFLAAALPPHIAPPADPSTTPAIILPDWYLYWSFGLLKLGPLNPELAVLGGQKLMQDSTFGVLANLVVVGIIAIVPFLNKGSARRPVEQPFWASVGVFGVVFAIMISALAVKNLVPTWIDSHLLFDLAFLLPFVAGFITYAVLRTMREGYMYELNRRYYRLRPPR; encoded by the coding sequence ATGACCCGAGACAGCACCACCGACGACGCCGAGCACCGACCCGACGACGAGCACGAAGCGACCACCGAGACGGGACCCGACCCCGTGGCCGACGGCGCGGGGATCGTCGCGCCCGACGACGAGACGCCGACGTGGGGCGAGCGCAAGGAGCGCCGCCAGGGCCTGCCCCGGCTGACCTACGAGTACTTCGAGCGCTCGCGCCGCGAGGACCAGGACCTCCGGACCGACTCCAGCTACGTCGAGCGCGACGTGTTGGCCTTCCCGACCTGGCCCCACGAGATGATCCGCAACCTCTCGTTGACTAGCTTCTTCGTGGGGATGATCTTCTTCCTCGCGGCGGCGCTCCCGCCGCACATCGCCCCGCCGGCCGACCCGAGCACGACCCCGGCGATCATCCTGCCCGACTGGTATCTCTACTGGTCGTTCGGCCTGCTGAAACTCGGGCCGCTCAACCCCGAGCTCGCCGTGCTCGGTGGGCAGAAGCTGATGCAGGACTCCACCTTCGGCGTGCTCGCGAACCTCGTGGTCGTCGGGATCATCGCGATCGTGCCCTTCCTCAACAAGGGGAGCGCGCGCCGGCCCGTCGAGCAGCCGTTCTGGGCGTCGGTCGGGGTGTTCGGCGTCGTGTTCGCCATCATGATCAGCGCGCTCGCGGTCAAGAACCTCGTCCCGACGTGGATCGACAGCCACCTCCTGTTCGACCTCGCGTTCCTCCTGCCGTTCGTGGCGGGATTCATCACCTACGCGGTGTTGCGGACGATGCGCGAGGGCTACATGTACGAGCTCAACCGACGGTACTACCGGCTCCGCCCGCCGCGCTGA
- a CDS encoding DUF7313 family protein, giving the protein MIPLSVFGPVDTLLAGSDHPPIVFVLVVLALANVVTRAVAHRSHVKQADEGGADAITQHPVHIATTLLLILASFYLATVELHSGIVLSVLVVGTFIADFFEIEARRVEVRNDRPLGRPSGAIAASVLMVLYAAYISLFFVVSPIWNAVI; this is encoded by the coding sequence ATGATCCCGCTGTCGGTGTTCGGGCCGGTGGATACGCTCCTCGCGGGGAGCGACCATCCGCCGATCGTCTTCGTGCTGGTCGTACTCGCGCTCGCCAACGTCGTCACGCGGGCGGTCGCCCATCGATCGCACGTGAAACAGGCGGACGAGGGCGGCGCGGACGCCATCACGCAGCACCCGGTCCACATCGCGACCACCCTGCTCCTCATCCTCGCCTCGTTCTACCTCGCGACCGTCGAACTTCACTCGGGGATCGTCCTCTCGGTGCTCGTCGTCGGGACCTTCATCGCGGACTTCTTCGAGATCGAAGCCCGTCGGGTCGAGGTCCGCAACGACCGCCCGCTCGGCCGACCGAGCGGGGCCATCGCCGCCTCGGTGCTCATGGTGCTCTACGCCGCCTACATCTCGCTGTTCTTCGTGGTCTCGCCCATCTGGAACGCCGTCATCTGA
- a CDS encoding DUF7315 family membrane protein: MSRTDTSRSDGPREITVPLRVYKAITVFSTLFAVGFVIAGFGFLDAATAEVGPLAVVLSSLGVSTEGVVSLVLALLGLALIGFGAGIYVLGTRFRTPGMGNSQDDGDESFTNE, translated from the coding sequence GTGAGCCGAACCGACACCTCCCGTTCCGATGGCCCACGCGAGATCACGGTCCCGCTCCGGGTCTACAAAGCCATCACCGTCTTCTCGACCCTGTTCGCGGTCGGCTTCGTGATCGCGGGCTTCGGGTTCCTCGACGCCGCCACCGCCGAGGTCGGTCCGCTCGCGGTCGTGCTGAGCTCGCTCGGGGTCTCGACCGAGGGCGTGGTCTCGCTCGTGCTCGCCCTCCTCGGGCTCGCTCTGATCGGGTTCGGTGCGGGGATCTACGTTCTCGGGACGCGGTTTCGGACCCCGGGGATGGGAAACAGTCAAGACGATGGCGACGAATCCTTCACGAATGAGTGA
- a CDS encoding NAD(+)/NADH kinase, whose amino-acid sequence MTTSGREPEGDRPSVGVVAPGREAGGVVDRVRDVVGDVLTGPAAIDAEAVVAVGDAALAELAAAGVSIPVLPVETRLDSPGDPLETGVERLLAGTGDLREYPVLRVETPVGDGYALFEVALVADEPATISGFSVATAAGADDADPLARFRADGVTVATPAGSRGYARAAGGPVVAAGTDAAAVVPVAPFSTDPDHWVVPLSAVSVTVEREVDVAVTADGRPLGTVPPGTEVDLVRDGVLRVVASGGTAGTGKSETF is encoded by the coding sequence ATGACTACCAGCGGGCGGGAGCCGGAGGGGGACCGGCCCAGCGTCGGCGTCGTCGCGCCCGGACGCGAGGCCGGCGGGGTCGTCGACCGGGTTCGCGACGTCGTCGGGGACGTCCTCACCGGGCCCGCGGCCATCGACGCCGAGGCCGTGGTCGCGGTCGGCGACGCCGCGCTCGCGGAACTCGCGGCCGCCGGCGTGTCGATACCCGTACTCCCGGTCGAGACCCGACTCGACTCGCCGGGCGACCCCCTCGAAACCGGGGTCGAGCGGCTCCTCGCTGGGACAGGAGACCTCCGGGAGTACCCGGTGCTCCGGGTCGAAACCCCGGTCGGGGACGGCTACGCCCTCTTCGAGGTGGCCCTCGTGGCCGACGAACCGGCGACCATCTCGGGGTTTTCGGTCGCGACGGCGGCCGGGGCCGACGACGCCGACCCACTCGCCCGGTTCCGGGCCGACGGCGTGACGGTCGCGACACCCGCCGGCAGCCGGGGCTACGCTCGTGCCGCCGGCGGTCCGGTGGTCGCCGCCGGCACCGACGCCGCGGCAGTGGTCCCGGTCGCGCCGTTCTCGACCGACCCCGACCACTGGGTGGTCCCCCTCTCGGCCGTCTCGGTCACCGTCGAACGCGAGGTCGACGTGGCGGTCACCGCCGACGGCCGCCCGCTCGGGACGGTCCCGCCGGGAACCGAGGTCGACCTCGTTCGCGACGGCGTCCTCCGGGTCGTCGCGTCCGGCGGGACCGCCGGGACCGGAAAATCAGAAACCTTCTAA
- a CDS encoding HEWD family protein translates to MSEPEPLSPPQERECVLCGRQDVWNDEETNWRIAREGDAHCIHEWDINGTYNPF, encoded by the coding sequence ATGAGCGAACCGGAACCCCTCTCCCCGCCCCAGGAGCGCGAGTGCGTGCTGTGCGGTCGGCAGGACGTCTGGAACGACGAGGAGACCAACTGGCGGATCGCGCGCGAGGGTGACGCCCACTGTATCCACGAGTGGGACATCAACGGCACGTACAATCCGTTCTGA
- a CDS encoding SDR family NAD(P)-dependent oxidoreductase — MTVFDAFSLDGRTAIVTGGNRGIGRAIATALAEAGANVVVANRNEDSGAAAAEEIAARTDVETLAVECDVADEASVEAMVEAAVERFGDIDILVNNAGIVVHEAMEAMTLEEWYAVIDTNLTGTFLCSRAVGREMIAGDGGVIVNVSSMSAFIANHPQRQVAYNTSKAGLEGFKNQLASEWAEYGVRVNNLAPGYIDTDNADQASDAVANAADTWRDEMLHDAIPAPETLGPTAVYLASDASAYMTGETVVLDGGYTVR, encoded by the coding sequence ATGACCGTCTTCGATGCGTTCAGTCTCGACGGCCGAACGGCGATCGTCACCGGCGGCAACCGCGGCATCGGCCGCGCCATCGCGACCGCGCTCGCGGAGGCCGGCGCGAACGTCGTCGTCGCGAACCGGAACGAGGACTCGGGCGCGGCCGCCGCCGAGGAGATCGCGGCGCGGACAGATGTCGAGACCCTCGCGGTCGAGTGTGACGTCGCCGACGAGGCGTCGGTCGAAGCGATGGTCGAGGCGGCCGTCGAGCGCTTCGGCGACATCGACATCCTGGTGAACAACGCCGGGATCGTCGTCCACGAGGCGATGGAGGCGATGACCCTGGAGGAGTGGTACGCGGTCATCGACACCAACCTCACCGGGACCTTCCTCTGTTCGCGCGCGGTCGGTCGGGAGATGATCGCGGGCGACGGCGGCGTCATCGTGAACGTCTCCTCGATGTCGGCGTTCATCGCCAACCACCCCCAGCGACAGGTCGCCTACAACACCTCGAAGGCCGGGCTGGAGGGGTTCAAGAACCAGCTCGCCTCCGAGTGGGCGGAGTACGGCGTTCGGGTCAACAACCTCGCGCCGGGCTACATCGACACCGACAACGCCGACCAGGCAAGCGACGCGGTCGCGAACGCCGCCGACACCTGGCGCGACGAGATGCTCCACGACGCGATCCCCGCGCCCGAGACGCTCGGTCCGACGGCGGTCTACCTCGCGAGCGACGCCTCGGCCTACATGACCGGCGAGACCGTCGTGCTCGACGGTGGCTACACCGTCCGCTGA
- a CDS encoding PIN domain-containing protein, whose amino-acid sequence MILDTTFVIDLIDNDPEAKAKLDELHNDEVLVGLSALTVYEVGIGLRGKNERDRYDTTTDLMRVHPLTGPISQKAVEIQRALRSAGEQIGDVDALIAATAAGSGDRRLLTRNVREFERVGGIEVETY is encoded by the coding sequence ATGATACTGGACACGACGTTCGTTATCGATCTCATCGACAACGATCCCGAAGCGAAGGCGAAGCTCGACGAGCTACACAACGACGAAGTGTTGGTCGGACTATCGGCACTCACCGTCTACGAGGTCGGGATAGGCCTCCGAGGGAAGAACGAGCGCGACCGCTACGACACAACAACAGACCTGATGAGGGTTCATCCCCTCACGGGTCCGATCTCACAGAAGGCCGTCGAAATCCAGCGAGCGCTTCGGTCCGCAGGCGAGCAGATCGGTGACGTGGACGCACTCATCGCCGCGACAGCCGCCGGGAGCGGCGATCGACGGCTCCTCACACGCAACGTCCGTGAGTTCGAACGAGTCGGCGGGATCGAAGTCGAGACCTACTGA